From a region of the Chroicocephalus ridibundus chromosome 8, bChrRid1.1, whole genome shotgun sequence genome:
- the ITPA gene encoding inosine triphosphate pyrophosphatase, with protein sequence MAAPARRSVVFVTGNAKKLEEVTQILGDSSPYTLVAKKIDLPEYQGEPDEISVQKCREAARQVQGPVIVEDTCLCFNALGGLPGPYIKWFLEKLKPEGLYKLLAGFEDKSAYALCTFAFSTGNPEEPVKLFKGQTHGLIVEPRGPRDFGWDPCFQPDGYNQTYAELPKAVKNSISHRYRALSQLSAFFLQSNSTEPSSAPS encoded by the exons ATGGCGGCGCCGGCCCGGCGGAGCGTGGTGTTCGTGACGGGCAACGCCAAGAAGCTGGAGGAG GTCACTCAGATCCTCGGGGACTCGTCTCCCTACACGCTGGTGGCGAAGAAAATCGACC TGCCGGAGTACCAGGGGGAGCCGGACGAGATCTCTGTGCAGAAGTGCCGCGAAGCCGCCCGGCAG GTTCAAGGACCTGTTATAGTAGAGGATACCTGCTTGTGCTTCAATGCCCTGGGAGGTCTTCCAGGACCATACAT aaAATGGTTCCTGGAAAAACTCAAACCAGAAG GCCTGTacaagctgctggctgggttTGAAGACAAATCTGCCTACGCTCTCTGTACCTTTGCATTCAGTACTGGAAACCCAGAGGAGCCAGTGAAGCTGTTCAAAGGCCAGACTCAT GGGCTGATAGTGGAGCCCAGAGGCCCTCGAGATTTTGGCTGGGATCCCTGCTTTCAACCGGATGGCTACAACCAGAC ctACGCCGAGCTGCCCAAGGCAGTGAAGAACTCGATCTCGCACCGTTACCGGGCGCTGAGCCAGCTCTCCGCCTTCTTTCTTCAGAGCAACTCCACAGAGCCTAGCTCCGCTCCCAGCTAG
- the VAMP4 gene encoding vesicle-associated membrane protein 4 → MPPKFKRHLNDDEVTGSVKSERRNLLEEDSDEEEDFFLRGPSGPRFGPRNDKIRHVQNQVDEVIDVMQENITKVIERGERLDDLQDKSESLSDNATAFSNRAKQLRRQMWWRGCKMKAIIALVAVILLLVIIVPIVLKYHT, encoded by the exons ATGCCTCCGAAATTCAAGCGGCACCTGAACGACGACGAGGTGACGGGCTCGGTGAAGAGCGAGCGG AGGAACCTGTTGGAGGAAGATTCAGATGAAGAGGAGGACTTTTtctt GAGAGGCCCTTCTGGACCAAGATTTGGACCCAGGAATGACAAGATCAGGCA TGTCCAGAACCAGGTGGACGAAGTCATCGATGTTATGCAGGAGAACATCACGAAGGTGATTGAAAGAGGCGAGCGGCTGGATGACCTGCAAGATAAATCAG AAAGTTTATCAGACAATGCAACAGCTTTTAGCAACAGAGCCAAGCAGCTTCGGAGACAGATGTGGTGGCGAGGCTGCAAG ATGAAGGCGATCATAGCACTGGTGGCAGTCATTCTCCTGCTCGTGATCATTG tACCCATAGTCCTGAAGTACCATACCTGA
- the MYOC gene encoding myocilin, with protein MAGPWLLLWGALALGSRAETAFLRRGDDSTGRCTYSFTVASPVEAGCPDGGGVPELRAELAALAARLSRLESRERGAGGSGPRGAEAGGVRDPQHPAPAARLEAAYGELLRAKSRLEEEKGRLEREKEELGRRLESSAQEIARLRATRCPPGGEGPGRDALRAPGKAPRWDPQPLAYQELQSERTEVPASQLLEETALGRSGSEDSGCGELVWVGEPVVFGRADSIAGKYGVWMKDPEPVPPFTRETTWRVDTVGTEVRQLFQYEAPEQLARGYPAKVHILPRPLESTGAVIYRGGLFFQPRRSRAVARYDLRGETVTAEREIPGAGFHGQYPYSWGGYTDIDLAVDETGLWVIYSTEKARGAIVLSKLDPETLEIQRTWETNIRKRGVANSFVICGTLYTVSSYSAPNATVNFAYDTATSTSRALSIPFENRFRYLSMVDYNPAERQLFAWDSFNMVTYPVRLSRA; from the exons ATGGCGgggccctggctgctgctctgggggGCGCTGGCCCTGGGCAGCCGCGCCGAGACAGCCTTTCTGCGGCGCGGCGATGACAGCACCGGGCGTTGCACCTACTCCTTCACGGTAGCCAGCCCCGTGGAGGCCGGTTGCCCCGATGGCGGCGGCGTGCCGGAGCTGCGGGCCGAGCTGGCCGCGCTGGCCGCCCGCCTGAGCCGGCTGGAGagccgggagcggggcgcggggggctcggggccgcggggagccgaggcggggggggtgcgggacccccagcacccagccccggcCGCTCGCCTGGAAGCCGCCTACGGTGAGCTGCTGCGGGCCAAGTcccggctggaggaggagaaggggcgGCTGGAGCGGGAGAAAGAGGAGCTGGGGAGGCGGCTGGAGAGCAGCGCCCAGGAGATCGCCCGGCTGCGGgccacccgctgcccccccggcGGAGAGGGGCCTGGCCGCGATGCCCTGCGCGCCCCCGGCAAAG CCCCCCGCTGGGACCCGCAGCCCCTCGCCTACCAGGAGCTGCAGTCGGAGAGGACGGAGGTTCCCgcatcccagctgctggaggagaccGCGCTCGGCCGCTCGGGGAGTGAGGACTCGG GCTGTGGCGAGCTGGTGTGGGTGGGGGAGCCCGTCGTCTTCGGCCGGGCGGACTCCATTGCCGGCAAGTACGGCGTGTGGATGAAGGACCCCGAGCCTGTGCCCCCCTTCACGCGGGAGACCACCTGGCGCGTGGACACAGTGGGCACGGAGGTCCGACAGCTCTTCCAGTACGAGGCGCCCGAGCAGCTGGCCCGGGGCTACCCCGCCAAGGTGCACATCCTGCCGCGGCCCCTGGAGAGCACGGGGGCTGTCATCTACCGCGGCGGGCTCTTCTTccagccccgccgctcccgcgccGTGGCCCGCTACGACCTGCGGGGAGAGACCGTCACGGCCGAGAGGGAGATCCCCGGCGCCGGCTTCCATGGGCAGTACCCCTACTCCTGGGGGGGCTACACTGATATCGACCTGGCTGTGGACGAGACGGGGCTCTGGGTGATCTACAGCACCGAGAAGGCCAGGGGGGCGATTGTCCTCTCCAAGCTGGACCCTGAGACGCTGGAGATCCAGCGGACCTGGGAGACCAACATCCGCAAGCGGGGGGTGGCCAACTCCTTTGTCATCTGCGGCACCCTCTACACCGTCAGCAGTTACTCGGCGCCCAATGCCACCGTCAACTTCGCCTACGACACGGCCACCAGCACCAGCCGGGCCCTCAGCATCCCCTTTGAGAACCGCTTCCGCTACCTCAGCATGGTGGACTACAACCCCGCCGAGCGGCAGCTCTTCGCCTGGGACAGCTTCAACATGGTCACCTACCCCGTCCGCCTCTCCCGGGCCTGA